In a genomic window of Aeromonas veronii:
- the fadD gene encoding long-chain-fatty-acid--CoA ligase FadD codes for MQEKFVEKVWLKRYPEGVPAEINPDQYSSLVEMFESSVTQFADQPAFVNMGQTITYRRLEEQSRAFAAYLQNELKLEKGDRVAVMMPNLLQYPIAVFGILRAGMIVVNVNPLYTPRELEHQLKDSGAKAIVIVSNFAHTLEKVVYDTPIKHVILTRMGDNLGLAKGTLVNFVVKYVKKLVPKYNLPHATTMRQALSKGRFLQYIKPEITNDDLAFLQYTGGTTGLSKGAMLTHRNMIANVEQCLGVYGPMLERGKEFVVTALPLYHVFALTVNCLLFMRIGGNNLLISNPRDIPGFVKEIKKYPFTCITGVNTLFNALVNNEEFQGIAFDKLKLTIGGGMAVQRAVAEKWKTLTDTPLLEGYGLTECSPLVSVCPYDLTDYNGSIGLPVCSTEIRLVDDNGQVVHALGTPGEMQVRGPQVMTGYWQRPEATAEVMQDGWLCTGDIAVCDEQGFFKIVDRKKDMILVSGFNVYPNEIEDVVALHPKVLEVAAVGVPHKVSGELVKIFVVKKDAKLQEDEIIAHCRKHLTAYKVPKLVEFRDELPKTNVGKILRRVLRDEEIAKQ; via the coding sequence ATGCAGGAGAAGTTTGTGGAAAAAGTCTGGCTGAAACGTTATCCGGAAGGGGTTCCCGCCGAGATCAATCCAGACCAATACAGCTCCCTGGTCGAGATGTTCGAATCCTCGGTGACCCAGTTCGCCGATCAGCCCGCCTTCGTCAACATGGGCCAAACCATCACCTATCGCCGGCTGGAAGAGCAGTCCCGCGCCTTTGCTGCCTACCTGCAAAACGAGCTGAAGCTGGAGAAAGGGGATCGGGTTGCGGTGATGATGCCGAACCTGCTGCAATATCCGATCGCCGTGTTCGGCATCCTGCGCGCCGGCATGATAGTGGTCAACGTCAACCCGCTCTATACCCCGCGCGAGCTGGAGCATCAGCTCAAGGACTCCGGTGCCAAAGCCATCGTCATCGTCTCCAACTTCGCCCATACCCTGGAAAAAGTGGTCTACGACACCCCGATCAAGCACGTTATCCTGACCCGGATGGGGGATAACCTGGGGCTGGCCAAGGGCACCCTGGTCAACTTCGTGGTCAAGTACGTCAAGAAGCTGGTGCCGAAATACAATCTGCCCCACGCTACCACCATGCGTCAGGCCCTCTCAAAAGGGCGTTTTCTGCAGTACATCAAGCCGGAGATCACCAACGACGATCTCGCCTTCCTGCAGTACACCGGTGGCACCACAGGCCTCTCCAAAGGGGCCATGCTGACCCATCGCAACATGATTGCCAACGTCGAGCAGTGCCTCGGCGTCTACGGTCCCATGCTGGAGCGCGGCAAGGAGTTCGTGGTCACCGCATTGCCGCTCTATCACGTCTTTGCCCTAACCGTGAATTGCCTGCTCTTTATGCGTATCGGCGGCAACAACCTGCTGATCAGCAACCCGCGCGACATCCCGGGCTTTGTCAAAGAGATCAAGAAGTACCCCTTCACCTGCATTACCGGGGTCAACACCCTGTTCAATGCGCTGGTCAACAACGAAGAGTTTCAGGGGATCGCCTTTGACAAGCTCAAGCTGACCATCGGTGGCGGCATGGCGGTGCAACGTGCGGTCGCAGAGAAGTGGAAGACACTGACCGATACTCCGCTGCTGGAAGGCTATGGCCTGACCGAGTGCTCGCCACTGGTGAGCGTCTGCCCTTACGATCTGACTGACTACAACGGCTCCATCGGCCTGCCGGTCTGCTCCACCGAGATCCGTCTGGTGGATGATAACGGTCAGGTGGTTCATGCCCTCGGTACCCCCGGCGAAATGCAGGTACGCGGCCCGCAGGTTATGACCGGTTACTGGCAGCGCCCCGAGGCGACCGCCGAAGTGATGCAGGATGGCTGGCTCTGTACTGGCGATATTGCCGTGTGCGACGAGCAGGGTTTCTTCAAGATCGTCGATCGCAAGAAGGACATGATCCTGGTCTCCGGTTTCAACGTCTATCCGAACGAGATCGAAGATGTGGTCGCGCTGCACCCGAAAGTGCTGGAAGTGGCCGCCGTGGGTGTGCCGCACAAGGTCTCCGGCGAGCTGGTGAAGATCTTTGTGGTCAAGAAAGATGCAAAATTGCAGGAGGACGAGATTATTGCCCACTGCCGCAAACATCTGACTGCCTATAAGGTGCCGAAACTGGTAGAATTTCGTGACGAACTTCCCAAGACCAATGTGGGCAAGATCCTGCGCCGCGTACTGCGCGACGAGGAGATTGCCAAGCAATAA
- the rnd gene encoding ribonuclease D: MHYQLITQQADLEHYLAALADVPLAIDTEFVRTRTYYPQLGLFQIYDGERLALLDPLTLDLSPLWQRLGREGQIAILHASGEDLELIQHQAGHLPNQMHDTQLATAFLGYGVSVGFGALVNEFLGVELEKDQARTDWLARPLTPRQLEYAAADVFYLMPLYEKVMAKLRESGKFAWFEQECQNHSARKTQGSDPRQAYLEIVNAWQLGRRELAILRELAAWRQQEAVRRDLALNFVVKELHLFKVAERRPTSMRDLNELGLAPIEIKIHGKRMLDIVARAQQSDPDSWPEPIRRLVDFPQYKAELKRIKAMVEEKAKASNIPPELIASKKIIHQYFTWSWRMNDEERARSDKPMLLQGWRHELVGHLLAQ; the protein is encoded by the coding sequence ATGCACTATCAACTTATCACTCAGCAAGCCGACCTGGAGCACTATCTCGCTGCTCTGGCCGACGTTCCTCTGGCTATCGATACTGAATTCGTTCGCACCCGCACCTACTATCCCCAGCTTGGCCTGTTCCAGATCTATGATGGCGAGCGTCTGGCGCTGCTGGATCCGCTCACCCTGGATCTCTCCCCCCTCTGGCAGCGACTGGGCAGGGAAGGGCAGATCGCCATCCTGCACGCCTCTGGCGAAGATCTGGAGCTGATCCAGCATCAGGCGGGCCACCTGCCCAACCAGATGCACGATACCCAGCTGGCTACCGCCTTTCTCGGTTACGGCGTCTCGGTCGGCTTTGGTGCGTTGGTTAACGAATTCCTCGGGGTCGAGCTGGAGAAAGATCAGGCGCGCACCGACTGGCTGGCACGCCCGCTTACGCCACGTCAACTCGAATACGCGGCGGCGGATGTCTTCTACCTGATGCCGCTCTACGAGAAGGTGATGGCCAAACTGCGGGAAAGCGGCAAGTTTGCTTGGTTCGAGCAGGAGTGTCAGAACCACTCCGCCCGCAAGACCCAGGGTAGCGACCCCCGTCAGGCTTACCTTGAGATCGTCAACGCCTGGCAACTGGGGCGCCGTGAGCTCGCCATCCTGCGCGAGCTGGCTGCCTGGCGCCAACAAGAGGCGGTACGCCGCGATCTGGCCCTCAACTTCGTGGTCAAGGAGCTGCACCTGTTCAAGGTGGCGGAGCGTCGTCCGACCTCCATGCGCGACCTCAACGAACTGGGGCTGGCCCCCATCGAGATCAAGATCCATGGCAAGCGGATGCTCGATATCGTCGCCCGCGCCCAGCAGAGCGATCCTGACAGCTGGCCCGAGCCCATTCGCCGGCTGGTGGACTTCCCCCAGTACAAGGCCGAGCTCAAGCGCATCAAGGCCATGGTGGAAGAGAAGGCCAAGGCGAGCAATATTCCGCCCGAGCTGATTGCCAGCAAGAAGATCATTCACCAGTACTTCACCTGGAGCTGGCGGATGAACGATGAAGAGCGGGCCCGCAGCGACAAGCCGATGCTGCTGCAAGGGTGGCGTCATGAGCTGGTAGGTCATCTGCTGGCACAATAA
- the cra gene encoding catabolite repressor/activator, which translates to MMKLDEIAALAGVSRTTASYVINGKADQYRISQATRDKVMAVVTAHNYQPDSRAASLRGGQTKTLGFILPDLENASYAKLAKRLEQGARAQGYQLLIVCSEDDPATEKELAQMLASRHVDALLVASCLPPDDLFYGTLQAQGSQILAIDRAMAADQFVTVASENEKACFDLTSSLLTPTLRHIALITALPALTISQERKAGFEQAVASHRAARHLCEGDHFSRLEGYRLIKDLHQQLGQLPEALITTSYILMEGVLDYLLELELEQETDMSQLAMATFGDDRLLDFLPFGINSLPQQHDALASQALELALKAVNGEYQSGLHYVSRTLKRRR; encoded by the coding sequence ATGATGAAACTGGATGAAATCGCCGCCCTCGCCGGTGTCTCGCGCACCACGGCAAGCTATGTGATCAATGGCAAGGCCGACCAATACCGCATCAGCCAGGCTACCCGTGACAAGGTGATGGCAGTGGTCACCGCCCACAACTACCAACCGGACAGCCGCGCCGCCTCTTTGCGTGGCGGCCAGACCAAGACCCTCGGCTTTATCCTGCCCGACCTTGAGAACGCCAGTTACGCCAAACTGGCCAAGCGGCTGGAACAGGGGGCGCGGGCGCAAGGTTATCAGTTGCTGATCGTCTGCTCGGAAGATGATCCCGCCACCGAAAAGGAGCTGGCCCAGATGCTGGCCAGCCGCCATGTGGATGCCCTGCTGGTGGCCAGTTGCCTGCCCCCCGACGACCTCTTCTATGGCACGTTGCAGGCACAAGGCAGTCAGATCCTCGCCATCGACCGGGCCATGGCCGCCGATCAGTTCGTCACCGTCGCCAGTGAAAACGAGAAGGCGTGCTTTGATCTCACCAGCTCCCTGCTCACCCCTACCTTGCGCCATATCGCCCTGATCACCGCGCTGCCAGCACTCACGATCAGTCAGGAGCGCAAAGCCGGTTTCGAGCAGGCAGTCGCCAGCCACCGTGCGGCTCGCCACCTGTGCGAGGGGGATCACTTCTCCCGTCTTGAGGGGTATCGCCTGATCAAAGATCTGCACCAGCAGCTGGGCCAACTACCCGAAGCGCTGATCACCACCTCCTATATCCTGATGGAGGGGGTACTCGATTACTTGCTGGAGTTAGAGCTGGAACAAGAGACCGATATGAGCCAGCTCGCCATGGCCACCTTCGGAGACGATCGGCTGCTCGACTTTCTCCCCTTTGGCATCAACTCCCTCCCCCAGCAGCACGACGCACTGGCGAGCCAAGCGCTGGAGCTGGCACTCAAGGCAGTGAACGGCGAATACCAGAGCGGCCTGCACTATGTGAGCCGCACCCTTAAGCGCCGCCGTTAA
- the fruB gene encoding fused PTS fructose transporter subunit IIA/HPr protein, producing the protein MLKLAREQILLGQSVATKSDAIALLAGKLTEAGLVDSGYVDGMLAREAQHATYLGSGIAIPHGTTDTRHLVKHTGVMVAQFPHGIEWDEGQIAYVAIGIAAKSDEHLGILRQLTHVLGDEQAAAQLKQASDADTIINILTGATAAKEVQYLTLADFPADDRDQLLLGAAARAKSAGWGDAAMVTALLASEPAYLGEGVWLARAQAAQTGWVLATPSSVLTAGEQPVSALLLLCAADSSHLPQLENLAKLAAADQLATLVSSDGIAMLQAGPASGLSETFTIINPHGLHARPGAMLVKVAKEFESDIRVTNLDGSGEAVSAKSLMKVIGLGVKCGHRLAFRAEGADAQAALKGIGEAIAAGLGEGAH; encoded by the coding sequence ATGTTGAAGTTGGCACGAGAGCAGATCTTGCTGGGACAGTCGGTGGCGACCAAGTCGGACGCCATTGCCCTGCTGGCAGGCAAACTGACTGAAGCCGGTTTGGTGGATTCGGGCTATGTGGATGGGATGCTGGCCCGTGAAGCGCAACACGCCACCTATCTTGGCAGTGGCATCGCCATTCCCCACGGCACCACCGACACCCGCCATCTGGTGAAGCACACCGGCGTCATGGTGGCCCAGTTCCCCCACGGCATCGAGTGGGATGAGGGGCAGATCGCCTATGTCGCCATCGGCATCGCCGCCAAGTCTGACGAGCATCTGGGCATTTTGCGCCAGCTCACCCATGTGCTGGGTGACGAGCAGGCGGCCGCGCAATTGAAACAGGCCAGCGATGCCGACACCATTATCAATATCCTGACCGGTGCCACTGCAGCGAAAGAGGTGCAATACCTGACCTTGGCAGATTTCCCGGCCGACGATCGCGACCAGCTGTTGCTGGGGGCGGCCGCTCGTGCCAAATCTGCTGGTTGGGGCGATGCCGCCATGGTGACGGCGCTGCTGGCAAGCGAACCTGCCTATCTGGGCGAGGGCGTTTGGTTGGCCCGTGCGCAAGCCGCCCAAACCGGCTGGGTGCTGGCCACCCCGAGCAGCGTACTCACCGCAGGTGAACAGCCGGTCAGCGCCCTGCTGCTGCTGTGTGCCGCAGATAGCAGCCATCTGCCGCAACTTGAGAATCTGGCCAAACTGGCAGCGGCCGATCAGCTGGCCACGCTGGTGAGCAGCGATGGTATTGCCATGTTGCAGGCGGGGCCCGCGAGCGGTCTCAGTGAAACTTTCACCATCATCAATCCCCACGGCCTGCATGCCCGTCCGGGCGCCATGCTGGTCAAGGTAGCCAAAGAGTTTGAATCCGACATCCGGGTTACCAATCTGGATGGCAGCGGCGAGGCGGTCTCCGCCAAGAGCCTGATGAAGGTGATCGGCCTTGGCGTCAAGTGCGGGCACCGTCTGGCATTTCGCGCCGAAGGGGCGGATGCGCAAGCGGCTCTCAAGGGGATCGGTGAGGCGATCGCTGCCGGTCTGGGCGAGGGGGCGCATTGA
- the pfkB gene encoding 1-phosphofructokinase: MKIVTITLNPALDLTTRLEAMSLGEVNLVSEANLRAAGKGINVAMVLKDLGREVGVTGWLGADNEQSFVSLFTERMLADHFVRVAGSTRINVKISEQSGRVTDLNLPGLTIHQGEVSALEHAIDALAAQAEWFVLAGSLPKGVAPDYCAHLIRLLKAKGKQVIFDCSGAALSEGIKAAPTLVKPNLEELSQWAGRPIKTLSEQAECARALQASGIPNVVISNGADGLIWFATDAVWQAIPPRMQVVSTVGAGDSLVAGLAHGLSLGWAPEQTLRLATAVSALAVSQVAVGFSDISVLNPLLEQVRVQRLDALAPVQCNTPSMENSGDAQ; this comes from the coding sequence ATGAAGATTGTCACCATTACCCTCAACCCCGCCCTTGATCTCACCACCCGTCTCGAGGCGATGAGCCTTGGCGAGGTCAATCTGGTGAGCGAGGCCAACCTGCGCGCCGCGGGCAAGGGGATCAACGTTGCCATGGTGCTCAAAGATCTGGGCCGCGAGGTGGGCGTGACCGGCTGGCTTGGCGCGGACAATGAGCAGAGCTTTGTCTCCCTGTTTACTGAGCGCATGCTGGCAGATCACTTCGTGCGCGTGGCGGGCAGTACCCGCATCAACGTCAAGATCTCCGAGCAGTCCGGTCGGGTCACCGATCTCAACCTGCCGGGGCTCACCATCCACCAAGGGGAAGTGAGCGCGCTGGAGCATGCCATCGACGCGCTGGCAGCGCAGGCGGAGTGGTTCGTGCTGGCAGGCAGCCTGCCCAAAGGGGTGGCCCCCGATTACTGTGCCCATCTGATCCGCCTGCTCAAGGCCAAGGGCAAGCAGGTGATCTTCGATTGCAGCGGCGCGGCCTTAAGCGAAGGGATCAAGGCGGCGCCGACCCTGGTCAAACCCAATCTGGAAGAGCTGAGCCAGTGGGCTGGCCGCCCCATCAAGACCTTGAGCGAGCAGGCCGAGTGCGCTCGCGCGCTGCAGGCAAGCGGGATCCCCAACGTGGTGATCTCCAACGGCGCCGATGGTCTGATCTGGTTTGCCACGGATGCCGTCTGGCAAGCCATTCCGCCGCGGATGCAGGTGGTCAGCACGGTCGGTGCTGGCGACTCCCTGGTCGCCGGTCTCGCCCATGGTCTCAGCCTTGGCTGGGCGCCGGAGCAGACCTTGCGGCTGGCCACCGCCGTCTCGGCCTTGGCGGTCAGTCAGGTGGCGGTCGGCTTTAGCGATATCAGTGTGCTCAACCCTTTACTTGAACAGGTGCGCGTACAGCGTCTGGATGCGCTGGCACCGGTTCAATGCAATACCCCCTCAATGGAAAACTCAGGAGATGCCCAATGA
- the fruA gene encoding PTS fructose transporter subunit IIBC, with protein MKAILVTACPAGIATSFLAAKRIEQQAKLAGWELTLDVGSSVQPRQVPNKEQIAAADLVLVVASAPVDLAAYDGKRVYQGSMDLALQDPAALLEAATSGASVYRHQAAPAVAKPAAVGKRIVAVTACPTGVAHTFMSAEALETMAKQLGYQIRVETQGSVGAQNALTTEEIASADLVFLATDIEVDMARFDGKQVYRTSTGAALKKTRAELDKAWNEAKLYRHSGGSQPKKEEKAGPYKHLLTGVSFMLPMVVAGGLIIALSFVFGIEAFKVEGTLAAALMKIGGGSAFALMIPVLAGYIAYSIADRPGLAPGMIGGMLASSLGAGFLGGIVAGFLAGYSAKYLSDKVRLPTTLEALKPILIIPLVASLFTGLVMIYVVGGPVAGIMNAMTEFLNNMGSANAVLLGVIIGAMMCFDMGGPVNKAAYAFGVGLLASKTYAPMAAVMAAGMVPALGMGIATFLARTKFIKAEQEAGKASFVLGLCFISEGAIPFAAKDPMRVIPACMVGGALTGALSMLFGCELMAPHGGLFVLFIPHAISNVMMYIVAIAAGSLLTGVSYAMLKRGEAQAKLATA; from the coding sequence ATGAAAGCAATCTTGGTTACGGCTTGCCCGGCGGGCATTGCCACCAGCTTTCTCGCTGCAAAACGGATAGAACAGCAGGCCAAACTGGCTGGCTGGGAACTCACCCTCGACGTCGGCTCCAGCGTGCAGCCCCGTCAGGTGCCGAACAAGGAGCAGATTGCCGCCGCCGATCTGGTGCTGGTTGTCGCCAGCGCCCCGGTGGATCTCGCCGCCTATGACGGCAAGCGGGTCTATCAGGGCAGCATGGATCTCGCCCTGCAGGATCCGGCTGCCTTGCTGGAGGCCGCAACCAGCGGTGCCAGCGTCTATCGTCATCAAGCCGCACCAGCTGTCGCCAAACCAGCCGCCGTTGGCAAGCGCATCGTGGCGGTGACTGCCTGCCCGACCGGGGTGGCCCACACCTTTATGTCGGCAGAAGCGCTGGAGACCATGGCCAAACAGCTGGGTTATCAGATCCGCGTCGAGACTCAAGGCTCGGTCGGTGCCCAGAACGCCCTGACTACCGAGGAGATTGCATCTGCCGATCTGGTGTTCCTCGCCACCGATATCGAAGTGGACATGGCCCGCTTCGATGGCAAGCAGGTCTATCGCACCAGCACCGGCGCGGCGCTCAAGAAAACCCGCGCCGAGCTCGACAAGGCGTGGAATGAGGCAAAACTGTATCGCCACAGTGGCGGCAGCCAGCCCAAGAAAGAGGAAAAAGCGGGCCCCTACAAGCATTTGCTGACTGGTGTCTCCTTCATGCTGCCGATGGTGGTTGCGGGCGGCCTTATCATCGCGCTCTCGTTTGTGTTCGGTATCGAAGCGTTCAAGGTGGAAGGTACTCTGGCTGCGGCCTTGATGAAGATCGGTGGTGGCTCCGCCTTCGCCCTGATGATCCCGGTGCTGGCGGGTTACATTGCCTACTCCATCGCTGACCGTCCGGGCCTCGCTCCCGGCATGATTGGCGGTATGCTGGCCAGCTCGCTGGGCGCCGGTTTCCTCGGTGGCATCGTGGCCGGTTTCCTGGCCGGTTACAGCGCCAAGTATCTGAGTGACAAGGTGCGTCTGCCGACCACCCTGGAAGCGCTCAAGCCCATCCTGATCATTCCGTTGGTGGCCAGCCTCTTTACCGGTCTGGTGATGATCTACGTCGTGGGTGGCCCGGTGGCTGGCATCATGAATGCCATGACCGAGTTCCTCAACAACATGGGCTCTGCCAACGCCGTGCTGCTGGGTGTCATCATCGGCGCCATGATGTGCTTCGACATGGGCGGTCCGGTCAACAAGGCGGCCTACGCCTTCGGTGTCGGTCTGCTGGCCTCCAAAACCTATGCCCCGATGGCTGCGGTGATGGCCGCCGGTATGGTGCCGGCACTGGGGATGGGGATCGCCACCTTCCTGGCCCGTACCAAGTTCATCAAGGCGGAGCAGGAAGCGGGTAAAGCCTCCTTCGTGCTGGGTCTGTGCTTCATCTCCGAGGGAGCCATTCCGTTTGCCGCCAAGGACCCGATGCGCGTCATCCCGGCCTGTATGGTGGGTGGCGCCCTGACCGGTGCGCTCTCCATGCTGTTCGGCTGCGAGCTGATGGCACCCCACGGCGGCCTGTTCGTGCTGTTCATCCCGCACGCCATCAGCAACGTCATGATGTATATCGTGGCGATTGCGGCAGGCTCGCTGCTGACGGGTGTCTCCTACGCCATGCTCAAGCGCGGTGAAGCGCAGGCCAAGCTGGCCACGGCCTGA
- a CDS encoding thiopurine S-methyltransferase, with translation MEAAFWHQRWEENRIGFHQADFNHWLQSWWSAQQADEPVLVPLCGKSRDMLWLSAQGHPVDGFELSSLAVSQFFSENQLAATVTGVGSYQCHQVDSLRIFQGDFFAAASLGRRYRLVYDRAALIALPTAMRRQYAALISSLVETGGQILLVTLEYQPEQQSQPPFSVGEMEVRALFERDFRIEVLGRAAEVDHPRVLAGQLSYFDEVAYRLVRRG, from the coding sequence ATGGAAGCTGCGTTTTGGCATCAGCGTTGGGAAGAGAACCGGATTGGCTTTCATCAGGCGGACTTCAACCACTGGCTGCAATCCTGGTGGTCGGCCCAGCAAGCGGATGAGCCGGTGCTGGTTCCCCTGTGCGGCAAGTCCCGCGATATGCTCTGGCTGAGCGCGCAGGGCCATCCGGTCGACGGTTTCGAGTTATCGAGCCTTGCCGTCAGCCAGTTCTTCAGTGAAAACCAGCTCGCCGCGACCGTGACCGGAGTGGGCTCTTATCAGTGCCATCAGGTGGACAGCCTGCGCATTTTTCAGGGGGATTTTTTCGCCGCCGCCAGTCTGGGCCGCCGTTACCGGCTGGTCTATGACCGCGCGGCGCTGATCGCCCTGCCGACCGCGATGCGCCGCCAGTATGCGGCCCTGATCAGTTCGCTGGTCGAGACCGGTGGCCAGATCCTGCTGGTGACCCTTGAATATCAGCCGGAGCAGCAGAGTCAGCCCCCCTTCTCGGTGGGTGAGATGGAGGTGCGAGCCCTGTTCGAGCGCGATTTTCGTATCGAGGTGCTGGGGCGCGCCGCCGAGGTGGATCACCCGCGGGTGCTGGCGGGCCAGCTCTCCTACTTCGATGAGGTGGCGTATCGGCTGGTTCGCCGTGGCTAA